A stretch of Schistocerca cancellata isolate TAMUIC-IGC-003103 chromosome 3, iqSchCanc2.1, whole genome shotgun sequence DNA encodes these proteins:
- the LOC126176017 gene encoding suppressor of cytokine signaling 4-like, translated as MNLSQLKNSLIRRSGRQNVNKTPGCCEVQEEENGESQISALKCSKTDSSLIKESARCQCKNNSSNDKPSILKSFKKKFRLKSSVGRTVKSKPKQAVRGIDPSTLYARSLHDSSTSDECVSDKVDPLRVVGELNHIQVVTNNGIPQQCESSASQTSTQQASQWGGSSVCPLVKKRTSQDNDDCSADGDDHSGGSGTDTGQQQQLILRLENENGAQSETETESECLASPRSLTGELFELAKYGWYWGPITREEAEEKLLDAPDGSFLVRDSSADRYLLSVSFRSAGKTFHARIEHSHGVFSFYANPGREGFPSISELIAHSMTYSESAVFCYSRPRAPGYPAFPVRLVKPVSRFTQVRSLQYLCRFVIRQYTRVDNIQKLPLPRRLLSYVQEGHY; from the coding sequence ATGAATTTAAGTCAGTTGAAAAATTCTTTAATTAGGCGAAGCGGCCggcaaaatgtaaacaaaactcCCGGGTGCTGTGAAGTGCAAGAAGAGGAAAATGGCGAATCACAGATATCTGCTCTAAAATGTTCAAAGACTGACTCGTCTTTGATAAAGGAGAGTGCGCGGTGTCAGTGCAAGAATAATTCTTCAAACGATAAGCCGAGTATATTGAAAAGCTTTAAGAAAAAATTTCGCTTAAAGTCTAGTGTTGGAAGGACGGTGAAAAGTAAGCCTAAGCAAGCAGTTCGAGGCATAGATCCATCTACACTTTATGCTCGTAGTTTACACGATTCTTCAACTAGTGATGAGTGTGTGTCGGATAAAGTGGACCCTCTGCGTGTTGTAGGAGAATTGAATCATATACAAGTAGTGACGAATAATGGAATTCCACAGCAGTGCGAGTCGAGTGCCTCCCAGACGTCAACACAACAAGCTAGCCAGTGGGGAGGAAGTTCTGTTTGTCCCTTAGTCAAGAAACGTACATCACAAGACAACGATGATTGTTCAGCCGACGGAGATGACCATTCTGGAGGGTCGGGAACTGACACTggacaacaacaacagcttatACTGAGATTGGAGAATGAGAATGGAGCTCAGAGCGAAACTGAAACGGAGAGTGAGTGCTTGGCTAGCCCTCGTAGTCTAACAGGTGAGCTGTTCGAGCTGGCAAAGTACGGGTGGTACTGGGGCCCAATTACACGAGAAGAGGCAGAAGAAAAGCTATTGGATGCACCTGATGGTTCGTTCCTTGTTAGAGATTCGTCTGCGGACCGCTACTTGCTAAGTGTCAGTTTCCGCAGCGCAGGCAAGACGTTTCATGCCAGAATTGAGCACAGCCATGGAGTATTTAGTTTCTACGCAAATCCTGGACGTGAAGGGTTTCCAAGTATCTCTGAACTAATTGCACATTCTATGACATATTCAGAATCAGCTGTTTTCTGTTATTCTCGCCCTCGTGCTCCGGGATACCCTGCATTTCCTGTTCGCTTGGTGAAGCCTGTATCTCGCTTCACGCAAGTACGATCTCTTCAGTACCTCTGCAGGTTCGTTATAAGACAGTACACCAGGGTTGACAATATACAGAAACTACCCCTGCCTAGGAGACTGTTAAGTTATGTGCAGGAAGGACATTATTGA